The Mycolicibacterium fluoranthenivorans genome segment AGTCAAACTGCGCGACGTCCAGGTCGGCAAGGTCGTCTCAATCGACGATCGCGTGGACGGCAGCGCAGTGCTGCACCTCCAGATCGATCCCGACTCGGTGGCGGTGATACCAGCCAATGTTCGCGTCGACATCGCATCGTCTACGGTGTTCGGTGCAAAATACGTGCAACTCGTTGCGCCGGCAGACGCCTCTGCCGACTCCGTGCACCCCGGTCAGGTGATCGCGGGTGAGCACGTCACCGTCGAGATCAACACCGTCTTCGAGCAACTCACCGATGTTCTGTCGGCCGTTCAGCCCGAGCAACTCAACCAGACCCTGACTGCCCTCTCGAGCGCCCTCAACGGTCGAGGCGCCAAAGTGGCCCAGGCGATCTCGGACACCGATACCGCATTGCAGCAGCTCGAGCCCAGCCTGGGAAACCTCGGTCACGACATCGCGACAGCGAACCCTGTACTCACAACGCTGGCCGATGTCGCCCCGGATCTGCTCACCACGCTGCACAACGCGACCACCATCGGCGCGACCATCGTCGAGCGCAAGACCGATCTGGATGCGCTGTTGGTCAGCGTGATCGGATTGGCTGACACCGGCCAGGAGGTGATCGGATCCAACCGCTCCACGCTGACCGACCTGCTCCATCTGCTGGTACCCGTCACCGAGCTCACCGACCGCTACGAGCACGCGCTCAACTGCGCGCTGGCCGGGGCCGTCGAACTGGCCAAGACGCCGCCACTGCGCGTCCCCGGCGCGGAAGTGATGGCCAGCCTGTTGTGGGGTGCCGATCCCTACCGTTATCCGGGCGACCTGCCCAAGGTCGCTGCCACCGGGGGCCCGCAGTGTGTAGGACTGCCCCGGTTGCCGTTCGAGACGAGGCCACCGTATGTCGTCGCCGATGTCGGCACCAACCAGTACAAGTACGGAAACCAGGGCATCGAACTGAACACCGCAGGCCTCAAGGAGTGGCTGCTCGGGCATCCGGTCGAAGGACCGCCCCGTAATTCGGCACAGATCGGCATGCCCGGATGAGCCGCCGGCTCTCGGCGGCAGTGAATTTCGGTATCTTCGCCGTGGTCATGATGTTGTTGACGGTAGTTCTGGTGGCCGTCTTCGCCGACTACCGCGGCGGGGCGGCGTCGCGGTACACCGCTCTGTTCTCCGACGTGTCCGACCTCAAAGCGGGCGATTCGGTGCGAGTGGCCGGTGTCCGAGTTGGCACGGTGGGTGCAGTGGATCTGCAGAGGGACAAGACCGTCCTGGTCGGCTTCGACACCGACGCCGCCATCCGATTGACCGCCGGCACCCACGCGGCGGTCCGCTACCTCAATCTCGTCGGCGACCGCTACCTCGAACTCACCGACGAGCCGGGGTCGACGCGGCTCCTCAAGCCCGGCGAGCAGATTCCGATCGGACGGACCAAGCCGGCACTCAATCTCGACGTTCTGCTCAACGGGCTCAAACCTGTTGTCCGAGGGCTTGATCCAAAAGATGTCAACGCCCTGACCACTGCCCTCATCGAAGCGGTGCAAGGCCAGGGCGACACGCTGTCGTCGCTGCTGGCACGCACGTCCTCATTCGCGGGCAAGCTGGCCGACAACAGCCAGGTGGTCGAATCGCTGATCGACAATCTCAACAAGGTGACGGCCGACGTGAGCCGCGACGGACAGCAGTTCGGCGACACGATCGACAGGCTCCAGCACCTGGTCTCGGGATTGGCTGCCGACCGTGACCGCATCGGCGCTGCGATCGACTCGCTGAGCGCCGGGACAGCCTCGGTGGCAAGCCTGCTGGGACAGGTCAGGCCGCCGCTGACTGGCACCATCGATCAGCTGAACCGGCTGGCCCCTGCGCTGGATGCTGAGAAGGAGCTCATCGACGGTGCGTTGCAGCGCGCGCCGGAGAATTACCGCAAGCTGTCCCGAATCGGTTCGTACGGCAGCTTTTTCAACTATTACCTATGTGGGGTGACCTGGCGGGTCAGTGATATGCAGGGCCGCACCGCGGTCTTTCCATGGATCAAGCAAGACACCGGAAGGTGCGCTGAGACAGGATGATCAAATATCGCGGGCCCCAGCTCATCCGCACCGGATTCATCGGTGTGGTGCTGATTCTGCTGATCATCGCCGTGGGGCTGCAGCCGGAGCGGCTGACCGACTGGGCGACGGCGGTCAGATACCAGGCGGTGTTCACCGAAGCCGGGGGGTTGCAGGTCGGCAATCCGGTCAAGCTCTCGGGGGTCAAGGTCGGCTCGGTCACGGACGTCACTCTCGATCACGGCGATGCGCTGGTGACGTTCTCAGTAGACGGCGTCACTGAACTCGGTTCGCAGACCAGTGCGCACATCGGGACCGGCACCCTGCTCGGCGAGCGGATGCTCAACCTGCAATCCGCGGGTGAGGGCACGTTGAGGCCCAACGGCCGGATCCCGGTTGAGCGGACCTCGTCGCCGTACTCGCTGACCGATGCGGTCGGTGACCTGACCACCACCGTCGCCCACACGGATACGGCTTCACTCAACCAGTCGCTGGATGTGCTGGCCACCACGGTGGACGAGATCGCCCCGCAGTTGGGGCCCACGTTCGACGAACTGACCCGGTTGTCGAGGATCCTCAACGGCCGGGACCAAAAGATAGGCGAACTCCTTGAGCACGCCGCGATGGTCAGCGGCATCGTCGCCGAGCGAAGCGATGCGGTGAACACCATGCTGCTGGATGCCAACGATCTGACGGCCGTGCTGGCCGACCGCCGACGGGCCATCGTCAACCTGCTGGCGGACACGTCCGCCCTGGCCCAGCGTGTTTCCGGGCTGATCCACGACAATCAGGACAAACTCAAGCCCACGTTGGACAAACTCAATGCCGTCACCGCGGTACTGGAACGCAATCGCGACAACCTGGAGAAGGCCCTTCCCGGGCTGGCGAAATTCCAGGGCGGGCTCAGCGAACTCGTCGCCAACGGTCCCTATTACATCGGCTATATTCCCAACCTCACTCAGGGCTCGCTGCTGCAGCCCTTCCTGGACTATGCGTTCGGCTTCCGGCGCGGTACCGACAGCGGTCAGCCGCCGGACAACGCGGGCCCCCGAGCAGAAATTCCATTCCCGCGCAACGGGATTCCGCAACCCGGCGAGCAGTGGGGACGATGATGCGCCGAGCACTTAGATTGATCACCGTAATCGTGCTGGCCGGGTGCCTGACCGGCGGCGCGGCACTGCTCACTTACCGGCACTTCTTCGCCCCGATCACCATCACCGCAGATTTCCAGACTGCGACGGCCATCTACCCCGGCGACCAGGTTCAGGTGTCGGGGGTGCGAGTGGGAACCATCGAGTCGGTCCAGCCTCGGGGGACCTTCACCAGGATGACGCTGACGGTGGACCGCCGGGTCCCGATCCCCGCCGATGCCCAGGCGGTCATCGTCGCGCAGAACCTGATCTCGGCGCGTTACGTGCAGCTGACGCCTGCCTACCGGTCCAGCGGGCCGATGATGGCCGACGGCGCCGCGATTCCGTTGAGCCGGACGGCGATCCCGGTGGAGTGGGACGAGGTGAAGGACCAATTGAACCGGCTGGCTGTCGAACTCGGACCGAAATCGGGGGTGTCGGACACTGCGTCGGCCAGGTTCATCACCAGCACCGCGGACGCCATGGCCGGTAACGGCGACAAGCTGCGCCAGACGCTGTCCCAGCTCTCCGGCGTGGGCCGGATCCTGGCCGCCGGCGGCGGCAGCATCACCGACATCATCGCCAACCTGCAGACCTTCGTCACTACACTGCAAGCGAGCAAGACGCAGATAGTGCAGTTCCAGGACCGGCTCGCCACCTTGACCAGCGTCGTCGACGGGAGCAGAGCCGATCTGGATGCGGTGCTGACCAACGTCGCCGGTACCGTCGGCGACGTCCAGCGCTTCATCGCCGACGTGCGTGACCCCACCGCCGAACAGATCCGCAGCCTTGCCGCAGTGACCCAGTCGGTGGTGAACCGCCAGAAGGATCTAGAGCAGATCCTGCATGTCGCCCCGACCGCGGTTGCCAACACGCTCAACATGTTCGACCCCCGCGATGGCGGCGCCACCGGCACCATCGCGCTGTCCAACCTCAGCAATCCCATGCAGTTCCTCTGCGGGGCCATCGGAGCCATCGAGAATGCCACCGCACCCGAAACGGCCAAGCTGTGCAGTCAGTACCTCGGTCCGGCGTTGCGGCAGTTGAACTTCAACTATCTTCCGTTTCCGTTCAACCCGGTCCTGCCATCTGTGCCGCCCTCCAAGGACATCATCTACACCGAACCAAATCTTGCGCCGGGCGGTCCTGGTCCCAAGCCGGCGCCACCGGAGACCCCGCCGGCGGTGTCGGCCTACACCGGGGCCGGCGATGTGCCTCCGCCACCGGGATATGCCGCGCCCGCACTGCCCGGCACCTCGATTCCCGGGCAACCGCCGGCGAGCCTGCCCGAGCTCTTGCTTCCAGACCAGGGCGCTGTCGCGCCACCGCCCGCGGACAGCCCCCCGCCGCTGCCGGCGGAAGGTCCGTCCCGATGAACGTCAGATCCATGCTGCGTCGTACGGGCGCGCTGTGCTCTGCTCTGATGGCCACTGCGGGGTGTGCGTTCCAGGGGCTGAACTCGCTGCCGCTGCCAGGCGCTGTCGGACGTAGTTCGGATGCGCTCGTATACCATCTCGCCGTCGCCAATGTCGGAACACTGGAACCGAATTCACCTGTGCTGGTCGATGACGTGGTGGTCGGCAGTGTCCGCGCCATCAGCGTGGTCGACTGGCATGCCGACATCGAAGTGTCGTTACGTCCTGATGTCGTGGTACCCGCCAACGTCGTGGCCCGGGTGGGCCAGACCAGCCTCCTCGGTTCGATGCACGTGGCCCTGGACCCACCCGTCGGACAGCAGGCACAGGGCCGACTGGATCCTGGCACTCATCTCCCACTGACCAGGTCAGCGAGCTACCCGTCCACCGAACGCACCCTGTCGACTTTGTCGACGGTGGTCAATGCTGGTGGACTCGGCCAGATCGGCAGCATCGTCCACGATTTCACGCTCGCGCTCGGCGGGCATGCGGCTCAGACCCGGGACGTGCTGTCTCGCCTGAACGATCTGGTGACGGTGTTCGACGAGCAGCGCGACGAGATGGTCGGAGCCATCCAAGCGATGGACCGACTGGCCACCACGCTTGCTGATCAACAACCCGTGATCTCACGCGCTCTCGACGTACTTCCGGGTGCTCTCGATGTGCTCAACGGACAGCGGCAGCAACTCGTGACGGCCTTGGACCACATGCGCCGCTTCAGCGATACCACCACCGGTTTAGTGCAGGACAGCGGGGACGATCTGGTGGCGGATCTGCAGCATCTGGAGCCGACGATCCGAGCACTGGCCGACGTCGGGCCCGAAATCGATACCGCGCTGGCATTCCTGCCCGTGATGCCATTCGGGCAGAACCTGATCGACCGGGGGATCAAAGGTGACTACATGAATCTGTTCGCCGTCTTCGATCTCACGGTGCCCCGCCTCAAGCGCACGTTGTTCGCCGGAACCCGCTGGGGCGACGAGAACGTGCATATCGTTCCGGCGCCCGGTGACCCCGGCTTCGACGCTTACTACAGCTCCAATCCGCTGATGGCCCCCCTGGATCCGCCGCCGCCCGACCCGGTGCCTGCGCCGAAAGCGGGGGGATGATGCTCACCCGCTTCGTCCGAATCCAACTCATCATCTTCGCGGTCGCCACGGTCGTGGGGCTGGTGACCATGTTCGCGGTGTACCTGCAAGGCCCCGTTCTCTTGGGAATCGGGAGACTCACCGTCACCGTGCAGCTGCCGAGCGGCGGCGGCCTTTACCGGCTGGCCAATGTCACCTACCGGGGCGCACAGATGGGCAAGGTGACCGACGTCAGGCTCACCCGGGACAGGGCCGAGGCGATCCTCTCGCTGGACCGCACCCCCCGTATCCCGGCCGATCTGGTGGCCCACGTGCGCAGTATCAGCGCGGTCGGCGAACAGTACGTCGACTTGCAGCCGCGCACCGACCAGCCGCCGTATCTCGAAGACGGCGCAGTGATCCCGCAGGAGAACGTGACGGTGCCTCAGCCGGTGGGCCCGATGCTCGACCATGTCAGCGCATTGCTGGGTAGCGTGCCGCGGGACAAGCTCGCCACGGTGTTCGACGAGTCATCCAAGGCGTTGGACAACGCGGGTTACGACCTGGGCTCGTTGCTCGATTCCTGGGGGACCGTTTCCGGCGACCTGCGTGCCGTGGCGCCCCGCCTTACGGGACTGATCGACGACGCAACCCCGCTGCTCGACGCGCAATTGGAGTCCGACCAGGCGATCCGGACATGGGCGCACAGCCTGGCAGGCGTCACCGACAGTCTGGCAACCAACGACGCTCACATCCGGACGATCCTCACCCAAGGACCTGGCGCCCTCGGATCCGTCACCGATCTGCTGGAACGGGTCAAGCCGACCTTGCCCATCCTGTTGGCCAACCTGACGAGCGTGAGCAAGGTCGCCGTGACGTATCTGCCGGCGCTGGAGCAGCTGATGGTGTTGATCCCGCCGTATTTTGCCGACCTGGAAGCGATCTCGCCCGGCCACAACGCCTCCGGGCTGCCGTTGGCCAACTTCCGGATCCAGATCAGTGACCCACCCGCTTGTACCGTCGGGTTCCTGCCGCCGTCGCAGTGGCGGTCACCGGCCGACACCGAGACCGTGGACACCCCCGACGGTCTCTACTGCAAGCTTCCGCAGGACTCTCCGATCCTGGTGCGCGGGGCACGCAACCTGCCGTGTATGGGCAAGCCGGGAAAGCGGGCTCCGACGGTGGAGATCTGTGACAGCGACAAACCCTACGTACCGCTGGCGATGCGCCAGCATGCGTTGGGCCCCAACCCGATTGACCCGAATCTGCTCGCTCAGGGGGTGCCCCCCGACGACCGGGTGACCTCCGACGAGAACATCCACGCCCCGGTCGAGGGCACGGCGCCGCCGGCGCCTGCCGGCGGCGCGGCACCGGCGTCGCATCAGCGTTCCCCCGGTACCGGGCCTGCGGTGTCGGTGGCGACCTACGACCCTCGCACCGGACGCTACGCGGCTCCGGACGGATCCACACACATCCAGAGTGATCTCACCGACCCCGGCGCCGCGCCCGTCTGGCAGGACTTGGTGCTGAATCCGGGGATGCGCGGATCATGAGGGTGCTCTGGCTCGTTGCTGCCGTATCCCTGGCCTTGGCGCCCGCCGAACTACCGGCCGCCCAAGCCACCATCGACGACATCGCGATCAACGGCACTCTGCGGGCGGTGTCAGATGGGCAGTGGGCCAAGACAAATGAGGTCTTCCACGATGAATCGACGGTGTCGAGCCTGTGGACGGTGACATCGGCGTGCACGGGGGTCTTCGACTGCACCGGGACCGTGCACAGTGATCAGGGTTGGACCGCGCCGATCCGCTATCAGAGCCGGATGTGGTTCGTCAGCCGGACGTTGCCCGATTGGGAACACTGTGCCGACGGAACGTCGGTGCCGGGCAAGCAGATCGTGAAGTTCTACCGCGACCCCGACGATCCGACGATCTTCAAAGGCTGGGACACCGTGGTCGGCCCGAGTGGCGCATGCGGTATCAACACACCGCTGGTGATCGAAATGCCCTTCAAGCTGACCCCGCCGTAGCGGACATCACACCTAGGCGTCCATCATCGCGGCGATGGTGTCGACGACACAGGCCGGCCGCTGCGACCCCTCGACCTCGACGGTCACCCGCACCGTGGCACGGCCGCCCTTGTCGTCGCGATCGATCTTGATCAGTTCCGCGCCGGCGCGGATCCGGGATCCCACCGGCACTGGTGCCGGGAAACGGAGCTTGTCGACTCCGTAGTTCACCTGCATGGACAGGCCGGTCACCTGGTAGATCTGCTGAACCAGCACGGGCACCAGCGAGAGTGTGAGATATCCGTGTGCGATGGTGCCGCCGTAGGGCCCGGCGGCGGCCTTCTCCGGGTCCACGTGGATCCACTGGTGGTCGCCGGTGGCGTCGGCGAACAGGTCGACTTCCTTCTGGGTGACCTCTCGCCAGTCGCTGTGACCGAGATGCTCGCCGACATGGGCCGCGAACCCCGCGATACCGTCGTACACCGTGGGTGCCGGAGGGGCCTGCGTCATACCGACACCTTGAGGCGCAGCTGCTTGATCGCGTTGCCTCCCATGATCTTCGCCTTACCCTCCTCGGAGATGCCGTCAAGCCGATCGACGAAGCTGAGCGGATCGCCGATGCCTTCGGGGTGGGGGAAGTCCGAGCCGAACATCACGTGGTCCTCGCCCATGATGTCGACGATCGACTTCACATCGTCTTCGAGGAACGGGTGGATGTAGATGTTGCGCTTGAACACCTCGACCGGGTGCTCTTCGAACTCCTTGGGCATCACCCGGTAAGCCTTGTCCAGCTGACGAAGCAGGTTCTTCACCCAACCGCTGCCGTTCTCCACGACCAACACCCGCAGGTCGGGGAACCGCGAGAGCACGCCGTGGCAGATCAGCGCGGCCAGGGTGTCCTCCATGGCGCGGAATCCCATCACCACCTCACGTAGTGCGCTGGTCTTGAACGACAGGTACTCGTCGCCGCCCTCCCATTCCATGAGGTGCTTCTGGTACCCGCTGTCGGAAGCGTGGAACGTCACCGGGATGTCCGCCTTGACGACTTCGGCCCAGAACGGGTCGAACTCCGGCAGTCCCATGGAGCGCGATCCCCCGAACCGGCTGGGCACCGGTGCCGGTCGCACCAGAAAAGTCTTCATCCCCCGCTCGAGCGCCCAGTGGAACTCCTTGATGGCCTCGTCGACCAGAGGCAGACAGATGACCGGGGTGGCGAAGATCCGGTCCTGGTAGTTGAACGTCCAGTGCTCGTGCATCCACTCGTTGAGGGCGTGGATGATCGCGTGCGTGAGCACGACGTCGTCGGTGGTGCGCTCCTCGATGAGGCTGGCCAGCGTCGGATACATCACGCACTGGTCGATGCCCAACTCGTCCATCAGCTCCAGCCGCGGGGCGGGTGACTGATAGGCCGGGATGACATCCATTGCCTCGCCGATGAACTCGCGGAAGTTGAGTCCTTCGGGGTTGTTGCCGAGGAAGTAGTCCTCCGCGCTACCCGGTCGCGCTACCCGTTCGAAGGTCGGGTTCGGGATCATGTGGCTGATGTGGTCTTTGACGACGAGCTTCGGCCGGCCGTTGACCTCGACGTAGCCGACCTTGCCTCGATGCTCCTTCGGCAGGTATTTGAGCAGGGCATCCTTCGTCTCGTACATGTGATTGTCGATGTCGAAGATCGGGTACGGAAGTGAACGGGGCGCCATGTGCCGTGCCTCCTGAGGGTGGTGAATATGACCATTTACGGTAGGTGAAAACGACGTTATCACTATCGCTGGGTAACATCCAGAATTGCTGGGCCTGACCGGGCTTCGTCCCAGGATGCGAGGACTTCGTGGGTGGTCGTCACGGTGGAGAGCAGGGCCAGCGTATTGTCGATCATCGCGTCCGCGTACTCGCGCGGGAATCCGCTGACGGCGTCCCTGGGTAGCACGAATCGATAGCCGCGGTTGACGGCATCCATGACGAAATTCGTGATCGCGATGTTGACGGAAACCCCGACGCCGACGATCGTCCGGATACCCAGGTTCCGCAGTACCGAGTCCAGATCGGTACCCGTCATAGGTCCGACCCCGTGGGTGCGGGTAAGCACCAGATCGCTTTCCTCCGGACCGAATTCGGGAAGGACGGAGGCGGCGGGCGTACCCGGGGTGAGGTCTGCCGAGAACGATTTGGCCGCCGCGAAGAGCCTGGCGTTGGTGTTGGATCCGCGGCCGTCGGTTCGGCGCTGGATGAGGCAGTGCACCACGGTCACGCCCGCACGGCGCGCGCCGGTGAGCAGCTCGGCGATATTCGGGATCGCCTCGCGCCGGGCCTCCGCGGCCAGCAGCGGAAGACCGGCCTCCGGGCCGATGACACCGCCTTGGCATTCCTGCGTGACGATGGCGGTGGTCGCGGGTTCGATCAGATCGCGGAGACGTGGCTGCGGCATGAGAACAGACGTTATCGTTTGGCGGGTAGGAAATTCCAGAGGAGGCGGCTATGCAACATGCGGAGATCGAGATACGTGAGTCGGTACGGCAGACCCTTTCCGACTACACGGCGGCAACTGACTCCTTCGACCTCGCGGCACTGGCGTCGTGTTTCGCCCCCGACGGCGTGCTGGAGTTCACCGGCGGCGACGGACCGCTGACCGGTCCGGCCGCCATCGAAGCCGGCCTCGGCGCCGCCCTGAGCGGCTCGCCGGAGCCGGACCGGCCTCGACCGACCTACGTCCGCCACCATGTCTCCAGCGTGCGGTTCATCTCCGTGAAGCCCGGACGGGCGCAGGTCAGCAGCTATTTCGCGGTGTACACCGACATCGGCTCCGACCACTGGGGCCGATACCGCGACGTTCTGGTTCCGCACGAGGGCCGATGGCTGTTCGCGCACCGGCGTATCACCGTGGACTCGTTCTCCGCCTCCAGTCTGATGGCGTGATGATCACGTCGTGATGAACTCCTTGGCGAACGCCGCCGCGAGTTCGACGTACTCGGCCCGGTCGTGGCCGGCGGGCGCGATGGTCAACCAGGTCACCCCGGCAGCGGCCAGCCGGTCGACGATCGCGTGCCGTTCGTCGGTCGACCGATCGTCGTCGAGCAGGTTGCCCGCCGAGAAGCAGATGTCCAGCGGTTCCGTCCGGCCGACCTCGGCGGCATAGGCGCGGGCCCAGGTGATCGCCGACTCCAATTCGTCCAGCGTGGAGATCTCGGCGGTTCGGGACGCCGCGGCATAACCGAACGTGTTGAACGGTGCCCAGCCCTGCGCATGGGTCACCGCCCGGCGTACGGCGGGCTTGCTGTTCCCGCCGATCCAGATCGGCGGTGCGGTCGCCGGTAGCGGACGCAGCCGCACGCCCCTGGCCGAGAACGAGCTGCCCACATAGGCGAGGTCGGCGCCGGAGAGGACTTTCTGCAGCACGTCGAGAGCTTCGTCGAAAAGCGCGCCGCGCGTGTCGAAGTCGACTCCCAGGGCGCGAAACTCCGGTTTCAGGTAGCCCGCCGCGGCTCCGACGATGAGTCGGTTTCCCGACAGCACCGCCAGGCTCTGAATGGACTTCGCCCCGAGGAAAGGATTGCGGTAGGCCGCAATGTACACGTTGGTCAGCACTTTGACCGTGCTGGTTGCCGCCGCGGCGAACGACAGCGCCACGAACGGGTCGAGCGCGTGGTGCCCACCGTGGTCCAGCCACTTGGCGTCCGGTGCCGGATGGTCGGTGACGTGCACGGCGGCGAATCCGGCCTCCTCTGCCGCGCGTGCGACATCGGAGATGGCGGATGCGGAGACGAACTCCGCGCCGGCGTCCACCCGCTGGGTCGGCAGTTCGAGCGAATACGAGATGGGCACGAGGGGTCCTTTCAGATGGTGACGAGGTCGGCGAGGCGCCGAGCGTGGTAGCCCGGACTGCCCAAGATCAGCTCGGTGGACTTGGCCCGGCGCACGTACAGGTGCGCGTCGTGCTCCCAGGTGAATCCGATGCCGCCATGGATGCGCATGCTGTCGAGTGCGGTCTGCAGGGCCACCTCCGAGCAGGTCATCTTGGCGACCGACGCGGCGAGGGCCAACTCGTCGGTGTCGGCGACCTGTGCGGCGTGCACCACCGCCGAGCGGGCGCCCTCGACGAGCACCAGCATGTCCGCGCAACGGTGTTTGACGGCCTGGAAGCTACCGATGGCGCGACCGAACTGGATTCGGTCCTTCGCGTAACGGACGGCCATGTCCAGGGATCGTTGGGCTACCCCCAGCTGTTCCGCCGCCAGGGCGACGGTGGCCAGATCGCTGACCCGGGCGAGCACGGGAGCGGCCGCCCCGTCGTCCCCGATAAGTCGGGCAGGCACGTCGTCGAGGCGGAGGCGGGCGGCCTTGCGGGTGCGGTCGAGCGTGACGAGCTGCTCGCGGCGCAGCCCGTCCGCGGTTCCGGCAACCGCGAACAGCGACACCCCGCGATCGGTGTTGGCCGCGACCAGGATGACGTCTGCCGCGTGACCGTCGAGCACCAGGGGAAGGTCGCCGCTGAGCCGGAATCCGTCCGGCGTCGATCGCGCGCTGGCACCGACAGAGTCCGGCGTCCAGGCCTCCAGCGTCCCGTTGAGGGCCACGGTGCCCATGCTGGTGCCGTCGACGAAGCGGGGGAGCAGGTCCGCCATGGCGGCGCGGTCACCGCTGGCCAGCACCGCCGAAGCGGCGAGCGCCACCGTGGCGAAGAACGGCGCGCACAACAGTGCTGCGCCCATCTCCTCGAATACGACGACGAGTTCGGGCATCCCCGCGCCCGCGCCGCCCCACTCCTCGGGCACCGCTATCCCGTGTAGCCCCAGCTCCCGGGCCATCTGTAGCCACACACCAGGGTCGTAGCCTGCGTCGGCCATCATGAGCGTACGCACCGCGGAGCTCGGCGACTTGGCGGTCAAAAAGTCCCGGATCGCGTGGCGCAGTTCTTCGAGTTCATCGCCCGACACGTGCCGCTCCCGCTCTGCGAGCTGCGCTCGGGTGTCGATAGGTGTGGTGTCTGCGCTCATGCGGTCCTGGCCTTCATCGTTGATTGGCAAGGGATTTGATTCCCTGGCCGCCTCGGCGGGTCGGTCCGCGACACCGGTGCCCGCCGAGGGTGGATGCGTCGGCCCACACGGGTGTCAGGCCACATCTCTTGCACCGTTGCTATAGGCATTATCGGAAGACGATAGTATCTTTTCTGAAAAGAGAGAATATTCATTCTCACCGGAAGGAGCTGCGTCGTGACGGCGAGACTCGATTATGGGATCTTCGACTGCGATACCCACTGCTACGAGACGCGGGACGCGTTCACCCGTTATCTGCCCAAGGCGTTTCACGACCGGGCCATCACCCCGGTTCGGTCGGCCGACGGGAAGGAGGTCATTCTCGCCGGACACCGGATCGCGACGTTCAACAGCGAAGCCGGACTCGGGTTCGACCTGGCGTACCGGCCCGGTTCGCTCAAGGAAATGCTCAAGCAGATGGGCTCGGGTAATCCCGACGAGACCTACGAGCCCCAGCCGATGCAGGCCGAGTGGCTCGAGCGGGAACCGCGGCTGAGGGTGATGGCCGAGCAGAATGTCGAGCGCGCGGTCATCTTCCCCGCGGGGATGGCGCTGGCCGCCGAGCACTACGTTGACGACACCGCGGCGTTGTATGCCAATGTTCGTTCCTTCAACCGCTGGTTCGACGAGACCTGGGGGTTCAACTACCAGGACAAGATCTATGCGACGGCGCTGTTGTCGCTGCGCGATCTGGAATCCGCCATCGCCGAGACCGAGGCCATCATCGAGCAGGGCGCCAAGATGGTGCTGCTCCCGACGGGCCCCGCGCACGGCCGCTCCCCGGGCGATCCGTATTTCGACCCCATTTACGCGCGTCTGCAGGAGGCCGGCTGCACGCTGGTGTTCCATATCCAGCCGTTCTGGTACTTCAACGCC includes the following:
- a CDS encoding MCE family protein; the protein is MLTRFVRIQLIIFAVATVVGLVTMFAVYLQGPVLLGIGRLTVTVQLPSGGGLYRLANVTYRGAQMGKVTDVRLTRDRAEAILSLDRTPRIPADLVAHVRSISAVGEQYVDLQPRTDQPPYLEDGAVIPQENVTVPQPVGPMLDHVSALLGSVPRDKLATVFDESSKALDNAGYDLGSLLDSWGTVSGDLRAVAPRLTGLIDDATPLLDAQLESDQAIRTWAHSLAGVTDSLATNDAHIRTILTQGPGALGSVTDLLERVKPTLPILLANLTSVSKVAVTYLPALEQLMVLIPPYFADLEAISPGHNASGLPLANFRIQISDPPACTVGFLPPSQWRSPADTETVDTPDGLYCKLPQDSPILVRGARNLPCMGKPGKRAPTVEICDSDKPYVPLAMRQHALGPNPIDPNLLAQGVPPDDRVTSDENIHAPVEGTAPPAPAGGAAPASHQRSPGTGPAVSVATYDPRTGRYAAPDGSTHIQSDLTDPGAAPVWQDLVLNPGMRGS
- a CDS encoding MaoC family dehydratase, with the protein product MTQAPPAPTVYDGIAGFAAHVGEHLGHSDWREVTQKEVDLFADATGDHQWIHVDPEKAAAGPYGGTIAHGYLTLSLVPVLVQQIYQVTGLSMQVNYGVDKLRFPAPVPVGSRIRAGAELIKIDRDDKGGRATVRVTVEVEGSQRPACVVDTIAAMMDA
- a CDS encoding amidohydrolase family protein, with translation MAPRSLPYPIFDIDNHMYETKDALLKYLPKEHRGKVGYVEVNGRPKLVVKDHISHMIPNPTFERVARPGSAEDYFLGNNPEGLNFREFIGEAMDVIPAYQSPAPRLELMDELGIDQCVMYPTLASLIEERTTDDVVLTHAIIHALNEWMHEHWTFNYQDRIFATPVICLPLVDEAIKEFHWALERGMKTFLVRPAPVPSRFGGSRSMGLPEFDPFWAEVVKADIPVTFHASDSGYQKHLMEWEGGDEYLSFKTSALREVVMGFRAMEDTLAALICHGVLSRFPDLRVLVVENGSGWVKNLLRQLDKAYRVMPKEFEEHPVEVFKRNIYIHPFLEDDVKSIVDIMGEDHVMFGSDFPHPEGIGDPLSFVDRLDGISEEGKAKIMGGNAIKQLRLKVSV
- a CDS encoding cysteine hydrolase — translated: MPQPRLRDLIEPATTAIVTQECQGGVIGPEAGLPLLAAEARREAIPNIAELLTGARRAGVTVVHCLIQRRTDGRGSNTNARLFAAAKSFSADLTPGTPAASVLPEFGPEESDLVLTRTHGVGPMTGTDLDSVLRNLGIRTIVGVGVSVNIAITNFVMDAVNRGYRFVLPRDAVSGFPREYADAMIDNTLALLSTVTTTHEVLASWDEARSGPAILDVTQR
- a CDS encoding nuclear transport factor 2 family protein; the encoded protein is MQHAEIEIRESVRQTLSDYTAATDSFDLAALASCFAPDGVLEFTGGDGPLTGPAAIEAGLGAALSGSPEPDRPRPTYVRHHVSSVRFISVKPGRAQVSSYFAVYTDIGSDHWGRYRDVLVPHEGRWLFAHRRITVDSFSASSLMA
- a CDS encoding TIGR03619 family F420-dependent LLM class oxidoreductase, yielding MPISYSLELPTQRVDAGAEFVSASAISDVARAAEEAGFAAVHVTDHPAPDAKWLDHGGHHALDPFVALSFAAAATSTVKVLTNVYIAAYRNPFLGAKSIQSLAVLSGNRLIVGAAAGYLKPEFRALGVDFDTRGALFDEALDVLQKVLSGADLAYVGSSFSARGVRLRPLPATAPPIWIGGNSKPAVRRAVTHAQGWAPFNTFGYAAASRTAEISTLDELESAITWARAYAAEVGRTEPLDICFSAGNLLDDDRSTDERHAIVDRLAAAGVTWLTIAPAGHDRAEYVELAAAFAKEFITT
- a CDS encoding acyl-CoA dehydrogenase family protein, with product MSGDELEELRHAIRDFLTAKSPSSAVRTLMMADAGYDPGVWLQMARELGLHGIAVPEEWGGAGAGMPELVVVFEEMGAALLCAPFFATVALAASAVLASGDRAAMADLLPRFVDGTSMGTVALNGTLEAWTPDSVGASARSTPDGFRLSGDLPLVLDGHAADVILVAANTDRGVSLFAVAGTADGLRREQLVTLDRTRKAARLRLDDVPARLIGDDGAAAPVLARVSDLATVALAAEQLGVAQRSLDMAVRYAKDRIQFGRAIGSFQAVKHRCADMLVLVEGARSAVVHAAQVADTDELALAASVAKMTCSEVALQTALDSMRIHGGIGFTWEHDAHLYVRRAKSTELILGSPGYHARRLADLVTI